One genomic region from Sphingobacterium sp. UGAL515B_05 encodes:
- a CDS encoding TonB-dependent receptor → MIYFTRKVAFSSGLAFLFTLVNLVFAQDRIQVSGRVLDAQDQKPLSGVTITQKGSNNAVSSNGDGRFQISASTGSILQFTFVGYDSKELPANSTMIVQLNSSTNLLEDVIVIGYGSVKRKDVTTAISSVSTKDLEKRPVTNFGQAIQGKAAGVTVIQPSGQPGAAPQIQIRGITSFNSNTTPLYVVDGVPVEDIKFLSPNDITDIQILKDASSAAIYGSRGSNGVILVTTKSGKAGEAKITLGTQWTANVVNNTVKVLNTSQYKDLQDEIGMINLPEGLLDQTDWFKETYKTGIQQNHQISVSDGNEKLRYYLGGGYLNEKGTLQGSFFRRYNFRANIDNQVRKWLKVNANINYSDNNDNGITSGLGSNRGGVVTSVITTPTYAPVWDPTNPDRFYNNFYGINNITSPLENLARTRNNNNRENRLVATGSALVSFMPNLTWKTAFSLDRRSGVMTTFLDPWTTAWGRNQFGEASDIRNTNTVLTWDNFLTYTKSFGKHNLEVMGGSSWTDSKYSRSYIYGSNYANGIIETLNAANKISWDRTGSSASNWGIMSYFARAMYNYDGKYLLTANMRADGSSKLSPERRWGYFPSVSAAWRISSEDFMKDVTWINDFKIRGGWGQTGNQYGLGDYAYLQLSGIQRQQWFVEGKDNSVPNINKPTILRAKDLTWETTSTTSIGFDITMLSNRLTISADYYNKDTKDLLMNASLPAGQQATTIQRNGGRLNNHGFEFAVNSKNLTGNLTWNTDFNISFNRNKLKQLDLQQVYYDVKTNDYVNDFVVKNEPGRSLAGFFGYISDGVNPETGELMYRDLNGDGKISSSDRTYIGNPLPKFVYGMTNSFSWKNFDLSIFIQGTYGNDIFNASRMETEGMYDGRNQTTVVLDRWRVPGQITNVPKAGFDMKNSTYFVEDGSYLRMKNVSLGYSISPERLKRIGIHKIQPYLSVSNLFTLTKYSGMDPEVNQYSGGSDSRIQGIDWGTYPQNRSFVLGLNIEF, encoded by the coding sequence ATGATTTACTTTACACGAAAAGTTGCCTTTTCATCGGGGTTAGCTTTCTTGTTTACTTTGGTGAATTTGGTGTTTGCCCAAGACCGAATTCAAGTTAGTGGACGTGTCTTGGATGCCCAAGATCAGAAACCACTCTCTGGAGTAACCATTACACAAAAAGGAAGTAATAACGCAGTCTCCAGTAACGGAGATGGGCGTTTTCAAATTTCAGCAAGCACGGGCAGTATACTCCAATTTACTTTTGTTGGCTACGACAGTAAAGAACTACCTGCCAACAGTACCATGATTGTCCAATTAAATTCCTCAACCAATTTGCTGGAGGATGTCATTGTAATCGGTTATGGTAGCGTGAAAAGAAAAGATGTCACGACTGCAATCTCTTCTGTCTCCACCAAAGACTTAGAAAAGAGACCCGTTACTAATTTTGGGCAAGCCATTCAAGGTAAAGCTGCCGGGGTCACTGTTATTCAGCCGAGTGGTCAGCCAGGTGCAGCACCTCAGATACAAATTCGTGGGATAACGTCTTTTAATAGTAATACCACTCCTTTGTATGTTGTTGATGGAGTTCCTGTGGAAGATATTAAGTTCTTGTCACCGAATGATATCACGGATATTCAAATTCTAAAGGACGCGTCATCGGCAGCGATCTACGGCTCGCGTGGTTCGAACGGTGTTATCTTGGTTACGACAAAATCAGGAAAAGCCGGGGAAGCAAAAATTACACTGGGAACACAGTGGACAGCCAATGTTGTCAATAACACGGTTAAAGTTTTAAATACCAGTCAATACAAAGATTTACAGGATGAAATAGGCATGATAAATCTGCCAGAGGGATTGTTGGATCAAACAGATTGGTTTAAAGAAACCTATAAGACAGGTATTCAACAAAATCATCAAATATCCGTTTCGGATGGCAATGAGAAGCTCCGTTATTATTTAGGAGGGGGGTATTTGAACGAAAAAGGAACACTACAAGGATCCTTCTTTAGACGATATAATTTTCGTGCTAATATTGATAACCAAGTCCGAAAATGGCTAAAGGTGAATGCGAATATCAATTATTCCGATAACAATGATAATGGAATTACCTCAGGATTGGGTTCTAATCGTGGGGGCGTAGTTACATCGGTGATTACAACACCAACCTACGCGCCTGTATGGGATCCAACCAATCCGGATCGATTCTATAATAATTTCTATGGGATCAACAACATCACCAGTCCTTTGGAAAACCTAGCCCGGACAAGAAATAATAATAACCGCGAAAACCGACTTGTTGCCACAGGAAGTGCACTGGTTTCTTTTATGCCTAATTTAACTTGGAAAACTGCGTTTTCATTGGATAGAAGATCAGGTGTGATGACGACCTTTTTGGACCCTTGGACAACAGCTTGGGGAAGAAACCAATTCGGAGAGGCTTCAGATATTCGTAATACAAATACCGTGTTGACTTGGGACAATTTCTTGACGTACACGAAGAGCTTTGGAAAGCATAATTTGGAAGTAATGGGCGGTTCGTCATGGACGGATTCCAAGTACTCCAGAAGCTATATCTATGGTTCAAATTATGCAAATGGAATCATTGAGACACTTAATGCGGCGAACAAGATCTCCTGGGATAGAACAGGATCCTCTGCATCCAATTGGGGGATTATGTCCTATTTCGCACGCGCAATGTACAATTATGATGGCAAGTATTTATTGACCGCAAATATGCGTGCCGATGGTTCTTCAAAGTTGAGTCCGGAACGTCGCTGGGGGTATTTTCCGTCGGTTTCAGCTGCATGGAGAATCTCTTCTGAAGACTTTATGAAAGATGTAACCTGGATAAATGACTTTAAAATCCGTGGCGGATGGGGACAGACAGGTAATCAATATGGATTAGGTGATTATGCCTACCTGCAATTGAGCGGTATCCAACGTCAACAGTGGTTCGTTGAGGGAAAAGACAATTCAGTGCCAAATATCAATAAGCCAACAATCTTAAGAGCGAAAGACTTGACTTGGGAAACGACAAGCACAACCAGTATTGGTTTTGATATCACCATGTTGAGCAATAGACTGACGATCAGTGCAGATTATTACAACAAGGATACGAAAGATCTTTTAATGAATGCAAGCTTGCCAGCAGGACAGCAAGCAACCACAATCCAAAGAAATGGCGGCCGACTGAACAACCATGGTTTTGAATTTGCGGTAAATTCAAAAAATCTGACCGGAAACTTGACTTGGAATACAGATTTTAATATTTCTTTCAACAGAAATAAACTGAAACAACTGGATCTACAACAAGTGTACTACGATGTCAAGACAAACGATTATGTCAATGATTTTGTCGTGAAGAATGAGCCAGGAAGATCACTTGCAGGATTCTTCGGTTATATCTCTGATGGTGTAAACCCTGAAACCGGTGAGCTCATGTATCGCGACTTGAATGGCGATGGAAAGATTTCATCGAGCGACCGTACATATATCGGTAACCCTCTTCCAAAGTTTGTCTATGGTATGACAAACAGCTTCTCCTGGAAAAATTTCGACCTCAGTATATTTATTCAGGGAACTTACGGAAACGATATCTTCAATGCGAGCCGCATGGAAACAGAGGGGATGTATGATGGGCGAAATCAAACTACTGTTGTATTGGATCGTTGGCGGGTACCGGGACAGATTACCAACGTTCCGAAAGCTGGGTTTGACATGAAGAATTCAACCTATTTTGTTGAGGATGGTAGTTATTTGCGGATGAAAAATGTTTCCTTGGGCTATTCCATTTCTCCGGAGAGACTGAAACGTATTGGTATCCATAAAATTCAGCCCTATCTATCTGTAAGTAATCTATTTACCTTGACTAAATATTCCGGTATGGATCCCGAAGTAAACCAATATTCCGGCGGATCTGATTCCAGAATCCAGGGTATTGATTGGGGAACCTATCCACAGAATCGTTCATTTGTTTTAGGTCTTAATATTGAGTTTTAA
- a CDS encoding efflux RND transporter periplasmic adaptor subunit: MKKLLLLCLFVGMVGMLASCHSSNANADPKEELKNIPVVPLMVMDTTVYQEYIADVQALKNVEIRSKLNGFLDKIYVDEGAWVKKGQMLFKYNNEEYRSELAKAKAQYDNAIAEAQKIKLEMERTQKLVDKNIVSSSEYNLLKIQLKAANSKIEEARALVNQAQTRLDYTVIQAPFDGRIDRILLREGSLLTEGSLITTISDLSKVNVYFDISEREYLTLMRDKLDGKETQKSVKLILANGELYPHEGIAHLVESEFEANTGSIALRVQFPNAEHILKHGATGKIAVPMQTGEHTFVHQKSVFEIQDKTYVYTVQADSTVKMTPFTAGPRVGHYYIVDGGLDPNAKIVYEGVQGLRSGMKINPKMRKL; encoded by the coding sequence ATGAAGAAATTACTTTTACTGTGCCTTTTTGTGGGTATGGTTGGGATGCTGGCTTCATGCCATTCATCCAACGCTAACGCTGATCCGAAAGAAGAACTCAAAAATATTCCTGTAGTACCTTTAATGGTAATGGATACGACTGTTTATCAAGAATATATTGCGGATGTTCAAGCCTTAAAAAACGTCGAAATTCGTTCCAAATTGAATGGATTTTTGGATAAAATTTATGTAGACGAAGGGGCTTGGGTAAAGAAAGGCCAAATGCTGTTTAAGTATAATAACGAGGAATATCGTTCGGAATTAGCCAAGGCCAAAGCACAGTATGATAATGCCATTGCCGAAGCGCAAAAGATCAAGCTGGAAATGGAACGAACTCAAAAACTGGTTGACAAGAATATTGTAAGCTCTTCCGAATATAATTTATTGAAAATTCAATTAAAAGCGGCCAATTCTAAGATAGAAGAAGCCCGAGCTTTGGTTAATCAGGCACAGACAAGATTAGACTATACTGTTATACAGGCTCCTTTTGACGGCCGTATAGACCGTATCTTATTGAGAGAAGGCTCTTTATTGACCGAGGGTAGCTTAATTACGACGATCTCCGATTTAAGCAAAGTGAATGTTTATTTTGATATTTCTGAAAGAGAGTATCTGACACTTATGCGTGATAAGTTGGACGGTAAGGAAACGCAAAAATCGGTCAAGTTAATTTTGGCCAATGGTGAGCTGTATCCACACGAGGGAATTGCCCATTTGGTAGAAAGTGAATTTGAAGCCAATACTGGATCCATTGCCCTTCGGGTTCAATTTCCCAATGCCGAGCATATCCTAAAGCATGGTGCAACAGGTAAGATTGCAGTGCCAATGCAGACAGGGGAACATACCTTTGTACACCAAAAATCAGTATTTGAAATTCAGGACAAGACATACGTTTATACTGTACAGGCAGATAGTACCGTAAAAATGACACCTTTTACAGCGGGCCCGCGTGTGGGGCATTATTACATTGTGGATGGAGGCTTAGATCCCAACGCCAAGATTGTCTATGAGGGAGTACAGGGACTGCGGAGTGGAATGAAGATTAATCCAAAAATGAGGAAACTGTAG
- a CDS encoding DUF6377 domain-containing protein: MLQRIFLFILFAHFSLYLSAQVASDSTRVLQRLEYLMENQKIYIKNREDKLEKLKQEAKALEGNPAQFLKKNYEIFENYKKFDSDAALTYILLCQKLAPPHNDSLQAVIHLDLAWVYSTIGRYIEASQLLKQVESAHLGRDLLAKYYDTYSSFYSHYGQSNNRSEYYQASEKYRDSLLTVLPKSSLEYRTTIAIKTLFNGNREDAKKQLLVLWNENKKDMEQRALIAYFMGLIYKYEKDTKSQIYYLSISASADIEMANRDNASFHDLALTYYDQQDFDRAFQFIEKAIDDAMLCKVRYRIIEGTSSYPIINAAYQQKISSQNRQLVGLVIIVSILLIGVIIGLVIIYRQVQHLRRIRSELSATNQQLRSLNDEIKQTNLKLSESNHIKEEYIAQFFDMCSSYIDKMEDIRKALLKKATNQQWDALREQLKSTQMEEREVQQLYVNFDRIFLNLYPTFVDEFNALLQEDEKIYPKKTELLNTELRIFALIRLGIDDSVKIASFLRYSLRTVYNYRTKVRNKAAGNRDAFEAAVCQIAVIDRA; encoded by the coding sequence ATGTTGCAGCGCATTTTTCTTTTTATTCTTTTCGCACATTTTAGTCTTTACCTATCTGCACAAGTGGCTTCCGATAGCACCCGGGTTTTGCAACGATTGGAATATCTGATGGAAAATCAGAAAATTTACATCAAGAACCGTGAAGATAAATTGGAGAAATTAAAACAGGAGGCAAAAGCATTAGAAGGCAATCCTGCTCAATTTTTGAAGAAGAACTACGAAATCTTTGAAAATTATAAGAAGTTTGATTCTGACGCAGCGCTTACTTATATTTTACTGTGTCAAAAGCTCGCTCCACCGCATAATGACTCCTTGCAGGCAGTGATTCATCTCGATTTGGCCTGGGTGTATTCCACCATCGGACGGTATATAGAAGCTTCACAATTGTTGAAGCAAGTCGAGTCTGCTCATCTTGGCCGGGATCTCCTTGCAAAATATTACGATACCTACAGCTCCTTTTATAGTCATTACGGTCAGAGCAATAATCGGTCAGAATATTACCAGGCAAGTGAAAAGTATCGTGATTCGTTGTTAACGGTACTACCAAAGTCTTCCTTGGAGTATCGTACCACCATTGCGATAAAAACACTTTTTAACGGTAATCGTGAGGACGCTAAAAAGCAATTACTGGTTCTTTGGAATGAGAATAAAAAGGATATGGAGCAACGCGCGCTGATCGCCTATTTTATGGGGCTCATTTATAAATATGAAAAGGATACGAAAAGCCAGATTTACTATCTTTCAATATCAGCCAGTGCAGATATTGAAATGGCTAATCGTGATAATGCATCTTTTCATGATTTAGCGCTAACATATTACGATCAACAGGATTTTGATCGCGCTTTTCAATTTATTGAAAAAGCCATAGACGATGCGATGTTATGTAAAGTACGGTATCGCATTATCGAGGGGACCTCTTCTTATCCCATTATCAATGCCGCCTATCAGCAGAAAATCAGTAGTCAAAACCGACAATTGGTTGGACTGGTCATTATCGTCAGTATTTTATTGATCGGTGTCATTATTGGACTTGTCATTATCTATAGACAGGTGCAACATTTGAGAAGGATACGGTCGGAATTATCAGCTACAAACCAACAACTTCGCTCATTGAATGATGAAATAAAACAGACTAACCTTAAATTATCTGAATCCAATCATATTAAAGAAGAATATATTGCTCAATTTTTTGATATGTGCTCGAGTTACATCGATAAAATGGAAGATATCAGAAAGGCATTACTGAAAAAAGCGACGAATCAGCAATGGGATGCGCTGCGGGAACAGTTAAAGTCAACGCAAATGGAAGAAAGGGAAGTGCAGCAACTTTATGTTAATTTTGATCGTATCTTTTTAAATCTATATCCAACCTTTGTTGACGAATTCAATGCCTTACTTCAGGAGGACGAGAAAATTTATCCCAAGAAAACGGAGTTGTTAAATACCGAACTTCGGATTTTCGCATTAATTCGGTTAGGGATCGATGATTCCGTAAAGATTGCAAGTTTCCTGCGATACTCGCTTCGGACGGTTTATAATTACAGAACAAAAGTACGTAATAAAGCCGCGGGAAATCGTGATGCTTTCGAGGCGGCTGTATGTCAGATTGCGGTGATCGACCGGGCATAA
- a CDS encoding efflux RND transporter permease subunit — MFETFIKRPILSLVISVFITLLGLLALFTLPITQFPDIVPPSVVVNANYTGANAEVSTNAVAIPLEKAINGVAGMTYMNSVSTNNGSTVIQIFFEVGTDPDIAAVNVQNRVTTVLDELPEEVIKAGVTTEKEVNSMLMYLNVFTDDETADERFIYNFADINILKELKRIEGVGLAQIMGMRDYAMRVWIKPDRMAAYNISTEDVVAALRKQNIEAAPGQTGISSDKMRNMQQYVLRYPGKFTEIEEYANIPIRATSNGSIIRIKDVADVEFGSLDYEMVSKTDGRPSASIMLKQLPGSNAQEVIQRVKDRMAELKQTQFPTGMTYTMGYDVSRFLDASISSVIKTLLEAFLLVFIVVFIFLQDFRATIIPILAVPVCLIGALFFMQMLGFSINLLTLFALVLAIGIVVDNGIVVVEAVYAKMEEEHLQPMEATLEAMKEVGGAVVAITLVMSAVFVPVAFLSGPVGIFYRQFSLTLAAAIVISGINALTLTPALCALFLKSPHDRKPSNNWLDRFFKKFNAIYDKTAFGYKGILVKTSARRGLTLLLLGGFFLATWGSSAILPSGFIPTEDQGMIYVAVTTPPGATVDRTERVLDKIDSVSRKLDIVETVSTLSGYSIITEVSGASYGMGMINLKPWKERDQTVDDVIKELRDKTKDFADGEIEFFPPPTVPGFGNSSGFELRLLDRSGNEDLNKTAEVLQKFMDDMEKSEVLQDINSSFDVNFPQYMLKVDYDMAAKKGISVENAMNTLQTLMGSLYATNFIRYGQMYKVMVQAGPEYRQRPEDVLRLYVKNETGEMVPYNAFISMERIYGPEQITRYNMFSSAMITGQSSAGFSSGQAIEEVEKIASSLPQGYSIEWSGMTREQKISGNQALYIFALCLLFVYLLLCAQYESFLLPLPVLLCLPAGIFGAFIFLKVFGLENNIYAQVALVMLIGLLGKNAILIVEYANLKYKQGMDIVTASIEGAVARLRPILMTSFAFIAGLIPLMMASGAGALGNRSIGTAAVGGMLIGTILGVIVIPGLVILFSKKDNKKQVVKKASLVIVALILFGSCSVPKKTLQPEKLHVPTSFSKHLSPDSLNVGSRSWKEIFKDPKLVSLIDSALQNNLDIRQSILRLESAQAYFKQRKAALGPTVEAAVEGGIRKYGHYTESGIGNYDSNFSENLKSDEKLPEPFIPDYFIGLRSSWEIDLWGKLKSQKQAAYFSFLAEQEGKRLLETELVSNIATAYYELIALDQKIKVYNRNIELHKNALEVVEVKKDAGYATELSVQQFKALLANSKAAKEQLSQEIALWEHHINGLLGRFYQPIVRSTYTENADLYHAMHFGTPDDLVNQRPDIKAAYLKVIASSNNQEASRLAFLPSVAISPFIGLQSFSFNKLFNLDKSIAYNLFGGITLPIFNQRQLKTQYEIAKADYGIAFVDYEKAVVNAYNEVSNVVMTQEAIVKRRSFVDEHVQALNLSIEAAQELFIAGRVTSLDVVTAQKESLEAQIGKVELEKENTLNQILLYKALGGGWK; from the coding sequence ATGTTTGAAACATTTATAAAACGACCCATATTGTCGTTGGTTATTTCGGTGTTTATTACACTTTTAGGGTTGTTGGCCTTATTTACATTGCCCATCACACAATTTCCGGACATTGTACCACCTTCGGTCGTCGTCAATGCCAATTATACAGGTGCCAATGCTGAGGTGAGTACAAATGCCGTCGCTATTCCTTTGGAAAAAGCAATCAACGGTGTAGCTGGGATGACTTACATGAATTCAGTGTCTACCAATAACGGCAGCACGGTTATTCAAATCTTTTTTGAAGTTGGTACAGATCCAGATATTGCAGCTGTAAACGTACAGAATAGGGTAACTACTGTATTGGATGAACTCCCTGAAGAGGTCATCAAAGCAGGGGTAACCACCGAAAAAGAGGTCAACTCCATGTTGATGTATCTGAATGTTTTTACCGATGATGAAACCGCGGATGAAAGATTCATTTACAATTTCGCAGATATCAACATTCTAAAGGAACTGAAACGGATCGAAGGCGTCGGTCTCGCTCAGATTATGGGAATGCGTGATTATGCGATGCGTGTATGGATTAAACCTGATCGTATGGCAGCTTATAATATATCTACGGAGGATGTGGTGGCTGCATTACGAAAACAGAATATCGAGGCTGCGCCAGGACAAACCGGTATCAGTTCCGATAAAATGCGTAACATGCAGCAATATGTATTGCGTTATCCCGGTAAATTCACTGAAATTGAGGAGTATGCCAATATACCTATTCGAGCGACTTCAAATGGTTCTATTATCCGTATAAAAGACGTAGCAGATGTTGAATTTGGTTCATTGGATTATGAAATGGTATCCAAAACTGATGGACGTCCATCCGCATCCATCATGCTAAAGCAATTGCCGGGATCAAATGCACAAGAGGTTATTCAGCGTGTAAAAGACCGCATGGCAGAATTGAAACAAACGCAATTCCCGACCGGCATGACCTATACCATGGGGTATGATGTATCGCGGTTTTTGGATGCTTCAATTTCTTCTGTCATCAAAACCTTATTGGAGGCGTTTCTTTTGGTTTTTATCGTTGTATTTATCTTTTTACAGGATTTTAGGGCGACTATTATACCAATTTTGGCTGTACCAGTGTGTTTGATTGGGGCATTATTTTTTATGCAGATGTTAGGTTTCTCAATCAACCTGCTGACCTTGTTTGCCTTGGTACTGGCCATAGGTATTGTGGTAGACAATGGAATTGTCGTGGTCGAGGCTGTATATGCAAAAATGGAAGAAGAACATCTTCAACCTATGGAAGCGACATTGGAGGCAATGAAAGAAGTCGGTGGCGCTGTTGTGGCCATTACGTTGGTGATGTCTGCTGTGTTTGTTCCTGTTGCCTTTCTTTCAGGGCCGGTGGGGATATTTTATCGTCAATTTTCATTGACGCTCGCGGCCGCCATTGTTATTTCAGGTATCAACGCATTGACATTGACACCCGCTTTATGTGCGCTTTTCCTAAAATCGCCCCATGACCGTAAACCTTCGAATAACTGGTTGGACCGTTTCTTTAAAAAATTCAATGCCATTTATGACAAGACGGCCTTCGGTTATAAGGGAATTTTGGTAAAAACCAGTGCGCGACGTGGACTGACTCTCCTTCTACTTGGAGGATTCTTTCTAGCGACCTGGGGAAGTAGTGCCATCTTACCCTCAGGTTTTATTCCAACCGAGGATCAAGGAATGATCTATGTCGCTGTAACAACCCCACCGGGAGCAACCGTAGACCGTACAGAACGCGTTTTGGATAAAATTGACTCCGTATCACGGAAACTCGATATTGTTGAAACGGTGTCTACATTGTCGGGGTATAGTATCATAACTGAAGTATCTGGTGCTTCCTATGGGATGGGGATGATCAATCTTAAACCTTGGAAAGAGCGTGATCAAACGGTAGATGATGTCATTAAAGAATTGCGGGATAAAACAAAGGATTTTGCTGATGGAGAGATTGAATTCTTTCCGCCGCCGACAGTTCCCGGTTTTGGTAACTCTTCGGGTTTTGAATTACGTTTATTGGATCGTAGCGGGAATGAGGATCTCAACAAGACGGCCGAGGTATTACAGAAGTTTATGGATGATATGGAAAAAAGTGAAGTTCTTCAGGATATCAACTCCAGTTTTGATGTGAACTTCCCCCAATATATGCTGAAGGTGGATTACGATATGGCTGCAAAAAAAGGAATATCGGTGGAGAATGCCATGAATACACTGCAGACCTTAATGGGAAGTCTTTACGCGACAAATTTCATCCGTTACGGACAGATGTATAAGGTCATGGTACAGGCTGGTCCCGAATATCGCCAGAGACCAGAAGATGTATTACGCTTATATGTGAAGAATGAGACGGGTGAGATGGTTCCATACAATGCCTTTATTTCGATGGAAAGAATTTATGGTCCTGAACAAATTACCCGTTACAATATGTTTAGTTCGGCCATGATTACTGGACAGTCTTCAGCTGGTTTCAGCTCCGGGCAAGCTATCGAAGAAGTCGAGAAAATTGCTTCTTCTTTGCCGCAAGGGTATAGTATCGAATGGTCGGGGATGACTCGTGAACAGAAAATCTCCGGAAACCAAGCCTTGTATATTTTTGCACTCTGTCTTTTGTTTGTTTATCTGTTGTTATGTGCACAGTATGAAAGCTTTCTGTTGCCTTTACCTGTTCTGCTCTGTCTTCCGGCAGGGATCTTTGGTGCATTTATCTTCTTGAAGGTCTTTGGATTGGAAAACAATATTTATGCGCAGGTAGCATTGGTCATGCTGATTGGTTTGCTAGGTAAGAATGCGATCCTGATTGTGGAATATGCCAATTTGAAATATAAGCAGGGAATGGATATCGTGACCGCTTCAATCGAAGGAGCTGTTGCCCGTTTGCGTCCGATATTAATGACTTCCTTTGCATTTATTGCAGGTCTAATTCCCTTGATGATGGCCAGTGGAGCAGGAGCATTGGGTAATCGAAGTATCGGTACCGCTGCGGTGGGAGGAATGCTTATCGGAACCATACTCGGGGTAATTGTCATCCCGGGATTAGTGATCTTATTTTCAAAAAAGGATAACAAGAAACAGGTCGTTAAAAAAGCTTCTTTAGTCATAGTTGCACTTATTTTATTTGGTAGTTGCTCGGTTCCCAAAAAAACACTTCAACCGGAGAAATTACATGTACCGACTTCATTTTCCAAACATCTTTCGCCAGATAGTTTAAATGTAGGAAGTCGGTCTTGGAAGGAAATTTTTAAAGATCCGAAGTTGGTTTCTCTAATTGATTCTGCGCTGCAGAACAATTTAGATATTCGTCAATCCATTTTGCGGTTGGAATCTGCACAAGCTTATTTTAAACAACGGAAGGCAGCATTGGGGCCAACTGTAGAGGCTGCAGTAGAAGGAGGAATACGGAAGTATGGACATTATACAGAATCAGGAATAGGTAATTATGATTCAAATTTTTCGGAGAACTTGAAAAGTGATGAAAAATTGCCCGAACCATTTATCCCAGATTATTTTATCGGACTTCGTTCGTCCTGGGAGATTGATCTTTGGGGAAAGTTGAAAAGTCAAAAGCAGGCCGCTTATTTTAGCTTTTTAGCTGAGCAGGAAGGCAAGCGTCTATTAGAAACGGAATTGGTATCCAATATTGCGACGGCTTATTATGAACTAATTGCTTTGGATCAAAAGATAAAAGTTTACAATCGGAATATTGAATTACATAAAAATGCACTGGAAGTTGTTGAGGTGAAAAAAGATGCCGGTTATGCGACTGAGCTTTCTGTGCAACAATTTAAGGCGCTATTAGCCAATTCGAAAGCTGCCAAAGAACAATTGAGCCAAGAAATAGCACTTTGGGAACATCATATCAACGGCCTGTTGGGGCGTTTTTATCAACCTATTGTAAGAAGTACATATACCGAAAATGCAGATTTGTATCATGCAATGCATTTTGGTACACCAGATGATCTCGTGAACCAACGCCCGGATATTAAGGCCGCTTATTTGAAGGTGATTGCTTCTTCGAATAATCAGGAAGCATCACGCTTGGCTTTTTTGCCTTCTGTTGCAATAAGTCCATTTATCGGATTACAGAGCTTTAGCTTTAACAAGTTATTTAATTTGGATAAATCTATTGCGTATAATTTATTTGGCGGTATTACACTGCCAATATTTAATCAAAGACAGCTAAAAACGCAGTATGAGATTGCGAAAGCAGATTATGGAATTGCGTTTGTAGACTATGAAAAAGCAGTTGTAAACGCTTATAACGAAGTTTCCAATGTTGTCATGACGCAAGAGGCGATCGTCAAACGACGTAGCTTTGTTGATGAGCATGTTCAAGCGTTAAATCTCTCTATTGAAGCCGCACAGGAACTATTTATTGCTGGTCGGGTAACTTCTTTAGATGTTGTTACGGCCCAAAAAGAGTCTCTGGAAGCCCAAATCGGAAAAGTAGAATTGGAGAAAGAGAATACTTTAAATCAGATTCTACTTTACAAAGCCTTGGGAGGAGGTTGGAAATAG